GATCATATTCAGGTTGAAACAGATAATTATGAATCAGCATACAGACAGCAAGATAATCCTCAAGAAAATCAGGATAATCCCTTTTATCAAGAAGAGCAAAGGCAAAATAATTCCCAATATGATGGTATGACTGCTAAAGAAATATATCAATTATTTCAAGAAGAAGAAGAGTTTTATGGATATTATCCATCGCAAATTATAAATTATAGGTATATTTATAATTCTTCTGGGATGAATTATCTTATTTAGGATAAGTAAACTTTAGAAAGGAGGGATAAGATGAGCAGTGGTAGTATAGCACAATTAATGGTTGATACAGCTAATGTATTTAAAACTCAGAATATGAAACATTCTCCCAGTAGTCAAAGTCATAATAAAACAGCTAGCAGTCAAAAATCTCATGATTCAAGCAATAATATTACAAGAGAAGTTAATGATACATTGGGAAAGGATGCGTTTTTACAATTGTTGGTAACTCAGATGAGGTATCAAGACCCTCTTTCTCCCATGGATAATCAGGAGTTTATAGCACAGATGGCACAATTTAGTTCTTTAGAACAGATGCAAAACATGAATAGTAATATGGAAGAATTTCTAAGGGTTGAAACCTTAAGTCAAGGAGCTGCTTTAGTAGGTAAGAATGTTGAAATTATTGATTCTGATAGTGGTCAAGCAATAAGTGGTGTAGTAGAAAAAGTAGCTTTTGAGAGAGGGGAAGTATTTGCTTATCTCGAAAATGGACTTAAGATTGACACAAGTGAAATAACAGGGATTTATTAGTAGAAAGAAGGTGAAAAAGAATGAGTAAGCGCTTAATGGCTAATCAGTCAATAAAGCCGATTAGACCTAAAAGTGTAGATAGAAATAAGCAGATAAGCAAGCAAAATAAGAATTTAGGACAAAGAAGTTTTGCTGATGTTTTTCGCCAAAACTTAGAAAAATCCAGTGATGTAAAATTCTCGAAACACGCACAAAATCGTTTAATTTCCAGGAATATTAGTTTATCGGAAAAAGAATTGAACCAGTTGTCAGACGGTGTAAAGAAAGCTGAAGAAAAGGGTTCAAGGGATTCTCTGATTATGGTGAATAATGTAGCATATCTTGTGAGTGTTCAAAACAAGACAGTGGTTACTGCAGTAGATGATAAGAGTATGGAAGAAAAGGTTTTTACCAATATTGATAGTGCTGTATTTATGGATTAAATGTAAAACAACTGGTTAGAGGCTGGACCTTTTTGGGGGCCTATAGATGCTAAATGATTGAGGTGTCTACCAGTTAAAACTAAGGAGGTCAATATATATGTTAAGATCAATGTATTCTGGTGTATCAGGGCTTAAAGCACATCAGGTAAAGATGGATGTAATAGGTAATAATATTTCAAATGTAAATACTACTGGATATAAAAGTAGTAGAGTTACTTTTAAAGAAATGTTAAGTCAGAACATACAGGGAGCTAGAGCTCCTCAAGGTGACATGGGAGGGCTTAACCCACAGCAAGTAGGACTTGGAGTTGGTATTGGTAGTATTGATGTAAATCATACACAGGGTAATCTTCAGTCAACTGGAGTTGCTACTGATTTAGCTATTGAAGGAAATGGTTTTTTTGTAGTAAATAATGGACAGGCAAATTTATATACTAGAGCAGGGTCCTTAAATCTTGATACCGCAGGAAACCTAACAAACAGTGTAAATGGATATAAGATTCAAGGGTGGATGGCTGATGATGGTAGGATAAATACTGATCAGTCTATAACAGACATTAATATCCCTATAGGACAAGGAATGCCAGCAGAAGCTACTACTAGGATGGTGTTTGCTGGAAATCTTGATAGTAGAACCTCTAATGGAGTATCAAGAAAATCTGCCATAGATGTCTTTGATTCCTTGGGAAATCCTCATACAGTTAATTTAGACTTCACAAGAAATATTGGCACTAATTTACGAGCCGAAAATGGTGATATGAAGATAAAGCAAGAAACTTACGATCCTAGAATGGAAAACTTCACCATTGATTTTGTGGATGAAGATACTGATCTAGACGTTCAACTTAATGGTACTAATATTACTGTAAATGCTAATTTCTCTGGAGATGAGGTGCCAAGTTTAACTGAAATTAGAGAAAAGATTAATTCTATATTAAAGGATGAAGACTATACAGGAACTTTAAGTATTGATATTGCAGATCTTCAAGTGTCAGACCTAGCTGGTGCAAGCTTCGAATTGACAGCACCTATGGTAGATGGACAAGAGATTAGAGTATTCCAGGACTCTAATTATCCTGATCCAAAATTTGATAAAATGGAAGTTGATTTTGTACATGATACTACTGTTTCTTCCCCAAGAGCTAGATATGAAAATGGTGTGCTAACAGTAACTGCTAATTGGGAAGAACAGGATACAAATGAAATTCTTGAAACTGTTAATAATGAGTTGTCAGCTAATAATTTTGAAGGAAAACTGGGCTGGAATTTAGATGAATTAGATCTAATCAATCAAACTGACCCTGATGTATTTGATCAACTAAATGAACAAGAAATTAGAATGACGGCTTCCAGTCGATGGGATTGGCATGTTTCAGGTATTAGTGGAGCAATTGATGGTTCTATTTCCGGTAATGGAACTTTAAGTTTTGATAGCAACGGTAGAGTTGTTGGTGGAGCTGAAAGTGAAATAGTATTTGATCCAGTTGAAGGTGCAGGTGCTACTCAGAGAATCGCTTTAAGTTTTGATGACAGACAGGGCTCAATCTCACAAAAGGCTTCCAGCTACACTATTGATGGAATTTATGCTGATGGATATGAGTCAGGTGACTTAGATGCTTTTTCTATAGATTCTACAGGAACCATAAGAGGAAGCTATTCAAATGGTATTAATCAAAACCTTGGTCAAATCGCAATTGCAAACTTTAACAATCCTACTGGTTTAAGTAAAGTAGGAGATACACTATTTGCAGCATCACAAAACTCTGGAATTGCACAAATAGGTGCTGCCGGTAGTGGTGGACGTGGTGATATTTCTGGTGGAGCTTTAGAAATGTCAAATGTTGATTTAGCAGATGAATTTACTGAAATGATTACAGCACAACGTGGTTTTCAGGCAAATTCAAAAGCAATAACAAGTTCTGATGAAATGTTACAAGATCTAGTAAATCTAAAACGTTAAATCTAATTACCGCTTTACTGCGTTTGTTTTTCTAGATAAACAGAAAAGATATACAAATATATGATTAATAATAAGGGGTGGTTCTAGTGATCAAGGTAAAAAAAATGAATGGTGAGGAAATTATCATAAACGCTGAATTAATTGAAACAATTAGGGCTACCCCTGATACTATTATTAATTTAACAACTGGGAAGAAAATAATTGTCCTTGATGATCTTGATGATTTAATAGATAAAGTAATTAAATATAAGCGTAAAATATTTGTGAATAGAGGTGTAGAATAATGGATCTGGCTACAATTATTGGGGTTATATTAGGAGTTGTATTATTAGGTGGTTCTATTATATTGGGAGGAAATCCTATAATATTTGTTAGTTTACAATCTTTTTTGATTGTAATTGGGGGAACCATATCAGGAACTATGGTAAGTTATAGTTTGAAAGATCTGTCTAATATACCTCAGTTAATTAAGATTGCCGTAAAAAGTACAACTATGAACTCCAATCAAATTATAGAGATATTAGTTGAATTTGCTGAGAAGGCGCGAAGAGAAGGTTTACTTGCTTTGGAGCAAGAAGTTTTGGAAATAGATGATGTTTTTTTACAGAAGGGAATTCAACTGGTTGTTGATGGTACAGATCCAGAATTGGTTAGGAATATATTGGAAACAAAGCTAACCTTTCTTGAAGAAAGGCATGCCAAGAGTCGTGGAATAATGGAAACAATGGGTTCTTTATCTCCTGCCTTTGGTATGATTGGTACTTTAATTGGGCTAATACAAATGTTGAGTCTATTAGACGATGCAGATGGACTTGGTATGGGGATGGCTGTGGCTTTAATTACTACTTTATATGGAGCTTTAGCAGCTAATCTGATATTTATTCCACTTGCTAATAAATTAAAGGTTAAAAGTGAAGAAGAAATATTACTGAAAGAAGTTATGATAGAAGGGATATTATCTATACAGGCTGGTGAAAATCCAAGAATTGTTGAAGAAAAACTTTTTGCTTTTTTGGCTAGTTCTAACGAGAGTGAAGAGGAGTTAGAAGGAGATGCTATGGCGGTGGGTAACAATGCCTAGGTCCAGGAAGAGTAAAGAAAATACAGAGAAAGGTTCTCCTGCGTGGATGACTACCTTTGGAGATATGATGACCTTGCTCTTGGTTTTCTTTGTACTATTGTATTCTTTTTCTGAAATGGATTTGGACAAGTTTGAAGGCTTTATTTCAGCTTTACAAGCTAGATTAGGAGTTTTGGATGGAGGTCAAACTATAACTAATGAAGACCTATTATCAAGAGGTTCTCAAGGAGAACAATTTAATCCAGACACAGCTATATTCAATAGGGCTATGGGACAAATAAGTCAATATGCCCAGCAATATGGTATTGAGGATAGAGTAAGAATGGAAATAACTGAGAGGGGTTTAGTTATTACTATAACAGGTACAATTCTTTATGAACTTGGTAGAGCTGATATTAAATCACCAGGTCGAGAGATCTTAGATCAAATAGCTATTATTATCAATGATATACCCAACAATATTGTGGTTGAAGGACATACTGATAATTGGCCAATTAACAATGAAGAATTTCCATCTAACTGGGAACTATCTACTACAAGAGCAACAAATGTTATTCGATATTTTATTGAAGTTCATAATATAGAAGCTGACCGCCTATCAGCAGCTGGATATTCAGAATATAGACCATTGCTAGATAACAATACAGCGGAAAACAGGGCAAATAATAGACGCGTTGAAATAGTTTTACTTAATCAATAATGGCAGGAGTGATAGTTATGGCAGAGGGGAATAATGCATTAAGTTTTAAAATGCTTATACTTTTAATGTTCATTATAATAATTGTTACCGGACTATTTTCTTACCTTTTTATGTCATTTATGATGCCACAAGAAGGTCAGAATCATCCCTTTAGTTTTTTAAGTAGAGAAACAGATGATGATATAGGTCCAACTTATAATCTTGGAGAATTTGTTGTTAATCTAACAGGAACCAGAGGATATCAAATTATACGTGCAACAATGGTTGCTGAAGTGAATAACAAAGGTGTTATAGAAGAGTTAGAAAAAAGAAGTCCACAAATACAGGATACAATAATACTTACATTAAGAGAACAAAAACTTGAAGATATCGAAGAACCAGGAGCAAAAGTTATAAAAAGTCAACTTATGAGCAGACTTAATTCTCTTCTTAATTCTGGAGATGTAATAAATATTTGGTTTACACAATTGGTTGTACAATAAGGGGGTAGTGGTGAATGGCTGATGTTCTATCACAAAATGAAATAGATTCTCTTTTATCTGCTTTATCATCTGGAGATGTGAATGTTGAGGAGATGAAAAAAGAAACAGAAACTCAGCAGGTGAAGCCTTATGATTTTAGAAGACCTGATAAATTATCAAAAGAACAGATGAGAACTTTGCAGATGATTCATGAAAATATGGCACGTTTACTAACTACAATTTTATCCACACACCTTAGATCGATGGTTGATTTTGAAGTTGCATCTATAGAACAATTATCATATGACGAGTTTATTAGATCATTGCCAGAACCAACTGTTATAGGTGTTACAGATTTAAAACCCTTTAATGGTCAGTTTATATTTGAGATAAATCCAGATATTGCTTTTGTAATTATTGATCGTTTATTTGGTGGATTAGGGAAATCATTTAATAAAGTTAGACCTTTTACTGATATAGAGAAGGTTGTTTTAACTAAAGTATTTAAGTGGTTTTTGAGTGGTTTTCCTGAAGCCTGGGAGAATATCATTAGGGTAGAACCAAGACTCCGTGACATAGAATCAAACCCACAGTTTATTCAAGTTGTACCTAGTAATGATATGACGATTCTTATAACTTTAGAGGCAAAGATAGCTGACGCAGAAGGTTTAATAAATATATGTATTCCGTATATAATGATAGAACCAATAGTTGATAAACTAAATGCACAACAATGGTTTTCTAATACAAGGCAGGAGCAAACGGCACAACATTTTAAGGCCCTTAAGAAAAGAATTGAGAAAGCAAAAATTGATCTATATGCAGAATTAGGTAGTGCTACATTGACTGTTACAGATTTATTATACTTACAGTCTGGTGATGTCATTAAATTAGATAAATCCGCAAATGACAAAATAGATCTTAGAGTAGGAGATAGGATAAAATATAAGGGGATTGCAGGAGCACATCGCAAGCAAATGGCTGTTAAGATTAGCGATGTATTGGAAGGTAGAGAGGACGGTGAAAGCAATGAGTGATGATAATTTATTATCCCAGGCAGAAATAGATGCTTTAATGAATCAGTCTGCAGATGAAGAGGACAGTAATGAAAATACTTTAAGTGTTGAAGAGATAGATGTTCTTGGTGAGATTGGTAATATAGCCATGGGTTCAGCAGCAACTGCTTTATATACAATACTAAATCAGAAGGTTGAAATAACAACACCTACAGTGAATGTAGCTAGCTTTGATGAGATTATCAAGCAATATGATAGGCCATGTGTATTGGTAAATGTTGAATATATTGCTGGTTTAGAAGGTGCCAATTTATTAATAATAAAAGAAGAAGATGCGTCAATAATTGCTGATTTGATGATGGGTGGTGACGGTAAAGATGTAGAAGCCCAATTAGATGAGATTAGATTAAGTGCTGTAGGCGAAGCTATGAATCAAATGATGGGTTCTGCTTCTACATCCTTATCCAGTATAATAAATGATATGGTGAATATTTCTCCACCAGATACTCATCATTTAAGTCTAGATGAGGCGATAGAAGATGGGCAAAATTTCTTTCAATCAGAAGATATTTTAGTGGAGACAGCTTTTCAATTAAAAATAGGGGATTTAGTAGATAGTAGTTTTAAACAATTAGCTCCCTTAAGATTTACTAAACAATTAGTAAATAGTCTAACTAGCGGTGGTCTTACTGCTAAAGATGTAATTCCAGAAGAAGAATTGGAGACAAGTCAGACTACTAAGATAGATGAAGAAGAAGTTAGGAAGGCTGAAGAAAATAGGCCTAATCAGCAAATCAGTAATACAGCAGCCAGTAGAAGCAAAGAAGTCAGCCATCAGCCAGTAGGAGTTCAAAGAGCTCAATTTCCTGATTTTGATTCTGGATCACCTGCTACTGTACCACAAAATATGGAGCTAATACAAGATGTCCCACTGCAGGTAACTGTACGATTAGGTAAAAGTAAGATGACAATTAAAGAAATACTAGATTTGGGAGAAGGCTCTATAATTGAATTAGATAAATTAGCTGGAGAAGCAGTTGATTTATTAGTTAACGGTAAGTTAGTTGCTAAAGGTGAAGTTGTAGTAATAGATGAAAATTTCGGATTTAGGGTAAAAGATATTATTAGTCCTATGGAGCGGATTAACAATATCTAAGAATTAGAACTTGAAAATCTGTATAAATTATCTTCTTTAAATAATCTGTGAACTTGCAGAGACAAGTTACTGTAATATTAGATATTATAAATATTAAGGGGCAAAAAAATGAATTATAGCTGGGAAATAATAAAAATATCAGTATATCTACTACTTGTTTTAGGTTTGATATATTTATTCGCATATTTTATGAAAAACAGACTTCAAGGA
This region of Halanaerobiaceae bacterium ANBcell28 genomic DNA includes:
- the flgD gene encoding flagellar hook assembly protein FlgD is translated as MSSGSIAQLMVDTANVFKTQNMKHSPSSQSHNKTASSQKSHDSSNNITREVNDTLGKDAFLQLLVTQMRYQDPLSPMDNQEFIAQMAQFSSLEQMQNMNSNMEEFLRVETLSQGAALVGKNVEIIDSDSGQAISGVVEKVAFERGEVFAYLENGLKIDTSEITGIY
- a CDS encoding TIGR02530 family flagellar biosynthesis protein, which codes for MSKRLMANQSIKPIRPKSVDRNKQISKQNKNLGQRSFADVFRQNLEKSSDVKFSKHAQNRLISRNISLSEKELNQLSDGVKKAEEKGSRDSLIMVNNVAYLVSVQNKTVVTAVDDKSMEEKVFTNIDSAVFMD
- a CDS encoding flagellar hook-basal body complex protein codes for the protein MLRSMYSGVSGLKAHQVKMDVIGNNISNVNTTGYKSSRVTFKEMLSQNIQGARAPQGDMGGLNPQQVGLGVGIGSIDVNHTQGNLQSTGVATDLAIEGNGFFVVNNGQANLYTRAGSLNLDTAGNLTNSVNGYKIQGWMADDGRINTDQSITDINIPIGQGMPAEATTRMVFAGNLDSRTSNGVSRKSAIDVFDSLGNPHTVNLDFTRNIGTNLRAENGDMKIKQETYDPRMENFTIDFVDEDTDLDVQLNGTNITVNANFSGDEVPSLTEIREKINSILKDEDYTGTLSIDIADLQVSDLAGASFELTAPMVDGQEIRVFQDSNYPDPKFDKMEVDFVHDTTVSSPRARYENGVLTVTANWEEQDTNEILETVNNELSANNFEGKLGWNLDELDLINQTDPDVFDQLNEQEIRMTASSRWDWHVSGISGAIDGSISGNGTLSFDSNGRVVGGAESEIVFDPVEGAGATQRIALSFDDRQGSISQKASSYTIDGIYADGYESGDLDAFSIDSTGTIRGSYSNGINQNLGQIAIANFNNPTGLSKVGDTLFAASQNSGIAQIGAAGSGGRGDISGGALEMSNVDLADEFTEMITAQRGFQANSKAITSSDEMLQDLVNLKR
- a CDS encoding flagellar FlbD family protein, encoding MIKVKKMNGEEIIINAELIETIRATPDTIINLTTGKKIIVLDDLDDLIDKVIKYKRKIFVNRGVE
- a CDS encoding motility protein A; the protein is MDLATIIGVILGVVLLGGSIILGGNPIIFVSLQSFLIVIGGTISGTMVSYSLKDLSNIPQLIKIAVKSTTMNSNQIIEILVEFAEKARREGLLALEQEVLEIDDVFLQKGIQLVVDGTDPELVRNILETKLTFLEERHAKSRGIMETMGSLSPAFGMIGTLIGLIQMLSLLDDADGLGMGMAVALITTLYGALAANLIFIPLANKLKVKSEEEILLKEVMIEGILSIQAGENPRIVEEKLFAFLASSNESEEELEGDAMAVGNNA
- a CDS encoding flagellar motor protein MotB; its protein translation is MLWRWVTMPRSRKSKENTEKGSPAWMTTFGDMMTLLLVFFVLLYSFSEMDLDKFEGFISALQARLGVLDGGQTITNEDLLSRGSQGEQFNPDTAIFNRAMGQISQYAQQYGIEDRVRMEITERGLVITITGTILYELGRADIKSPGREILDQIAIIINDIPNNIVVEGHTDNWPINNEEFPSNWELSTTRATNVIRYFIEVHNIEADRLSAAGYSEYRPLLDNNTAENRANNRRVEIVLLNQ
- a CDS encoding flagellar basal body-associated FliL family protein is translated as MAEGNNALSFKMLILLMFIIIIVTGLFSYLFMSFMMPQEGQNHPFSFLSRETDDDIGPTYNLGEFVVNLTGTRGYQIIRATMVAEVNNKGVIEELEKRSPQIQDTIILTLREQKLEDIEEPGAKVIKSQLMSRLNSLLNSGDVINIWFTQLVVQ
- the fliM gene encoding flagellar motor switch protein FliM, whose product is MADVLSQNEIDSLLSALSSGDVNVEEMKKETETQQVKPYDFRRPDKLSKEQMRTLQMIHENMARLLTTILSTHLRSMVDFEVASIEQLSYDEFIRSLPEPTVIGVTDLKPFNGQFIFEINPDIAFVIIDRLFGGLGKSFNKVRPFTDIEKVVLTKVFKWFLSGFPEAWENIIRVEPRLRDIESNPQFIQVVPSNDMTILITLEAKIADAEGLINICIPYIMIEPIVDKLNAQQWFSNTRQEQTAQHFKALKKRIEKAKIDLYAELGSATLTVTDLLYLQSGDVIKLDKSANDKIDLRVGDRIKYKGIAGAHRKQMAVKISDVLEGREDGESNE
- the fliY gene encoding flagellar motor switch phosphatase FliY; the protein is MSDDNLLSQAEIDALMNQSADEEDSNENTLSVEEIDVLGEIGNIAMGSAATALYTILNQKVEITTPTVNVASFDEIIKQYDRPCVLVNVEYIAGLEGANLLIIKEEDASIIADLMMGGDGKDVEAQLDEIRLSAVGEAMNQMMGSASTSLSSIINDMVNISPPDTHHLSLDEAIEDGQNFFQSEDILVETAFQLKIGDLVDSSFKQLAPLRFTKQLVNSLTSGGLTAKDVIPEEELETSQTTKIDEEEVRKAEENRPNQQISNTAASRSKEVSHQPVGVQRAQFPDFDSGSPATVPQNMELIQDVPLQVTVRLGKSKMTIKEILDLGEGSIIELDKLAGEAVDLLVNGKLVAKGEVVVIDENFGFRVKDIISPMERINNI